The Gemmatimonadaceae bacterium DNA segment GGCGGGGGGCCAGGCCGGGCAGGGAGCGAGCCGGCTGCGTGCCAAGGTCACGCTCGAGCTCAAGGGCGACGCGCTGGAATACCGGATGCACCTGCAGAACCCGAACGGGGAGCTGGTGACCGAGGCAGCCGTGGTCCTCGCGTCCGACGCGGGCGCGCCGGTGATCGCGCTCTTCTCGGACGGGAGATTCCGGAATGAGATTCTGGAGCTGCGGGGGACGGCCACGGTCCGGGCCTCGGAGCGCGCGGCCGTGATCGCGGAGGAGTTATCGGCCACGCCGGCCCGGTTTGCCGTGGTGCTGCGTGGGGGTGGGCAAGCCTGGACCGGGGCGGTCAAGCTCGGGAGATAGAGCCGGTCCGGCCCAGGCGCGACATCCGGGCGTCTCAGTGGGCTGGTCTTGTGGTCCGGCGCTGCCCGCTGGTCTCGCGCACGCCGGCGCGGGCGGCCTCCGAGGTAGGAGGCCGACCCACTACCGGCCTCTGAGCTGCCCTACCACCAACCACCACAAGGGTTTACTTTGCAGGTCTCCCTGAAACGACCTGATTCCGGGCCGACCACCACACGCCCTGCGCCATATGCATCCGTTCATCGAAACCCAGAAGGAGTGGATGAAGTCGAACGTCCCTCCGTTTCGCCCCGGCGACACCGTTCGCGTCAACGTGCGCGTGAAGGAAGGTGACAAGGAGCGTCTGCAGGCGTTCGAGGGCGTGTGCATCGCGCGCCGTGGCGGCGGCATCGGCGAGACGTTCACGGTGCGGAAGATTTCGAATGGTGTCGGGGTCGAGCGCATCTTCCCGGTGCACTCGCCGATGCTGGCGGAGATCAGCGTGGTGCGTCGCGGCCGCGTGCGTCGGGCCAAGCTCTATTACCTGCGCAATCTCGTTGGCAAGGCGACACGCATCCGCGAGAAGAAGACGCGCGTCGCGGTGCCGGCCACCGGGACGTCCGAGGGCTAGGCGGGCGCAGTGTGAGCTCCCGCTGGACCGGAATCGAGAAGCAGCTCCGAGCGCAGTTCGGACCGCAGCTCGCCGGAATGGATGAAGTTGGACGGGGCCCCCTCGCGGGCCCCGTCGTCGCGTGTGCCGTCATCATGCCCGCGGATGTGCGGGCGATCCGGGGGGTCGACGACTCCAAGCAGCTCGCGCCGGCCGTGCGCGAGACCCTGGCGCGCCGGATCCGCGAACGCGCCGTGCGCATCGGCCTGGGCGCAGCGTCCCCGCGCGAGATCGATCGCATCAACATCTATCACGCCACCACGCTGGCCATGCGTCGGGCGCTGGCCGCGTTAGGCGTCGCCCCCGACCACCTCGTGGTCGACGGCCGGCAGATCCGGACCCTTGGCACCACGCACACGGCGGTCGTTGGCGGCGACGGGAAGTGCTATTCCGTGGCCTGTGCGTCGATTCTCGCCAAGGTCGCGCGGGATCGCCTCATGACGCGCCTGGCCGCACGGTATCCCGTGTACGGGTGGGACCACAACGCCGGATATGCCACGGCTCATCATCTCGCGGCCATCGACGCGCACGGGGTGACGCCGCACCACCGGGCGAGCTTCTGCACGAAGCAGTTGTCGTTCGATTTCTCCGGTTAGGCGCGTTGGAACGCTCCAACGCGCGTCATGCGTCAATATTGCCGTGTGAGTTCCCGCACAGTGACGGTTCGGTTCGATTAGGTGATGGTTATCGTGTGATAGCGGTCACACGCGGAATTCCTTGCCGTGCATATACTTCGCGCGTGCCTGGACCGCCTGCCCGCTCTTCCTCCCAGACCGGTGGCGGCACATCCAACCTGACTTGCCTACCTGAGGGGTACGCCATGAT contains these protein-coding regions:
- a CDS encoding ribonuclease HII, with amino-acid sequence MDEVGRGPLAGPVVACAVIMPADVRAIRGVDDSKQLAPAVRETLARRIRERAVRIGLGAASPREIDRINIYHATTLAMRRALAALGVAPDHLVVDGRQIRTLGTTHTAVVGGDGKCYSVACASILAKVARDRLMTRLAARYPVYGWDHNAGYATAHHLAAIDAHGVTPHHRASFCTKQLSFDFSG
- the rplS gene encoding 50S ribosomal protein L19 → MHPFIETQKEWMKSNVPPFRPGDTVRVNVRVKEGDKERLQAFEGVCIARRGGGIGETFTVRKISNGVGVERIFPVHSPMLAEISVVRRGRVRRAKLYYLRNLVGKATRIREKKTRVAVPATGTSEG